The region ATGAAAACGGAAAACCTAGAGCCGTGATAGTGGCAGAATATGAGCTCACCGCATCTGCGTTAGATCGCTGGATCAAGCAGTCCCAAACCAGCGGCTCCTTCAAAGAGAAGGACAATCGCCCAGCGGAAGAAAATGAGCTTATCGCCTTGCGAAAAGAACTTCA is a window of Propionispora hippei DSM 15287 DNA encoding:
- a CDS encoding transposase, yielding MSKQARRTFTSEFKSQMVQLYENGKPRAVIVAEYELTASALDRWIKQSQTSGSFKEKDNRPAEENELIALRKEL